The following DNA comes from Bacteroidales bacterium.
ATTATTATGAAAAGATAAGTTCAGGTTGACAACACGTGCTCCGTCACAATCAGGATAAATGTAGAATTCAATACGGTTATAGTTTTCCCAGTTGGCTTCACCTGTTTGATAAGTAACTCCGACATTACCATAGGTAGCATAATCGGGGTCCGAAGGTGATCCTTTGGCTCTTTTCCCGGTGTAAGTGGGGTATTCTATCCGTAAACTGCCGTTTCCCGATACGGTTTTCTGTTTCGAATGACTCATCCTGCCCTGCCCGGAATGACTCCATCCGTTAATGGTTTTCATATCACAAAGGGTACTGACGGTTGATATTTTTTTCTTCAAACCGTTTGTTTCGAAGGAATTTTCGGTATTCAGGGACAGGGGGCTGTGAATCAGGCCCGTTTTAATGATCTCTTTCTCCAGAACAGGGTCCTGTGTCAATTTTGTCTGTGCAAAGGAACTGGCTCCATAGAAGCTGATTGCCAGCACTGCAAGGGTTGTTCTTATCTTCATATCACAACAATTTTATTTTTTGAACGGATCTCCGTTTTTATCGATGCTCACTACCCATCTGAATGCATTGATAATTAGATGATTTTGTGTCGCATCGGTAAATGCTTTTCCATCGTGCCCCATATTCAGGTAAATCATCCGGTATTTCGTATTGGTCCATACAACGGGTAGATCACCGTCCACAAGTATATCCTTCAGCCCTAAAGGATAGTTTTCAGGGGATAAGGTTACCAGCACCTCGATGTCTTTATTTTCCCGGGGACTGGGTTTCCATTGGTACCATTCATTTTCGGGTGCGACAAAAGCCTGGGGTAATCCCCTTGTCACCGGATGCTCTTTATCTACTACCACTTTGGCTGTCATCGACGGCCAGTTATTCCGGTGAAATACCCCTCCTCCGAGGAAATCGAGGTACCAGGGCCAATTGGTATTCCTGTCATTGTATGCTGCTACGTGAAATCCCATCCAGCCGCCGCCGTTTTCCATATATTGCTGAAAGGCTTCACGCTGATCTTTCCCGTGAGGCTGGTCATTGAGCATGATTACCAGTTGATACTGGTTCAATTTCTCAATATTACAATCCGAAAAGTCGGAAGTAACATCAAAGACAAATCCTTTACCGATATTCAGGTAATTAAAATATTTAACTGCTTCGAGGGCAAACTCCACATGTGCTTTTTCGACTTTATCATTATAAAATGCAAGTACCTTAAAGCGTGGAAATCTTTGTGCCCAGGTATTGGTTCCCAGACAGAACAGGAGAAATAACACAATAGCCGGTAAAAAACTGACAGGTGTCTTTTTCATGAGATAAATTTATTTATGCGGATCAAGGATTAAAAATACTTGTTTCGATTGTCCCGAAGGGACTGAAAATAAATAACCGTGAGTGTAACTCACGGGCAATTGCGAAACCAACGAACCGTCCCTGAAAGGGGCGAATTTCATATCCAGAATATTTGCCCCCTTTGGGGACATCATGTGAGAAGCATCTTCCTGCCACAGGTTATACCCGTGGTTATTTACATTTACCCGGTTACCTTCGGTGAACCTTGTGGGTTTTGCGTACTCAATAGATAAATATTGGAACATGCGTTTTATTTTTTATATGATCGATTCCGGTGTTTTGTTTTTTACCGGCACACGTTTCAAAACGTGCACCGGTAGAAACAAACAACATCAACTACTAAACCAATCAATTCTTACTTACTACTTTTCCTTTATCAATATACCTGAACTCCGGCCGCAGGGTATACACATTCTCCGTCGGGAAATCATCCGGTATGCCTTGTGTAACCTTTCCGGTTGCCGCCCATTCGGCTCCCCTGGCCAATGTCACCTGAAACCCGGTACATTCCATGGCATACCGCAATTCCGGATCGTTTCCGGCATGTCCGAGAAGGGTGACAAATGCTTTTCCCTTTCCATATTTTACCGTCCATATCATCGGTTCATGCCGTCCGGAACCGCCATCCTCAGAGCCATCCCAGGTGGTAGCCAATATTTCCATATTTTTGGCAGGGCCACGCAGTTTGGAGTATATCTCATCTTTGAAATGACGCCATACCGGATTCAACCCTTTCAGTATGGGATGTTCAGGATTACGGTGCTCGATGGTGGACATGCGTTGAAGTGCATGATGTCCTGCCCATCCGGGAGAATAATCATATACGAATTTACCGTCGGCCCAGTATACATAAGGGCCCCATTTTTCATTACGTCCGTTCCATGCGCCCAGGCCGATGATTTCATTGTATGCTGGCCAGTCCTCCATCGGAACCATTGAGGAATGGACGGCTACTACTCCGCCGCCATCCGCCACGAATTTTTCGAAATTTTTCCTCGTCTCTTCGGCCCAGGTGGCTCCTCCGTAATTAATGATAACCAACTCATATTTACTGAAATCAGGATTGAACAGTTTCATATCGCCGCCCCAGTCGGGTGTTTCAATAATATCGACTGTAAACAGACCTGTATTTTCAAGTATCTGTTTCATGGCATCATTGCCGCCTTTCCACCAGTGGCTTCCGTCCTGGCCGGTAGCAATCATCGCTTTGATTTTCTTCTGGGCGGAAACATGAGAGTTCATTCCCGCGAAGAAAATGAAAACCAATAGAATGTATCTTGTTATTTTCATCTTTGAAATTGTAAAGAACATATCATTTTTCTTTTTTCTGTTCTTTTTGATACCGCAAAAAGAACCAAAAACGGTTTGACGATTATTCCCTTCGGTCATGAGATCACTCCGTTAAGTTTTAACGCGCTCCGCCTATTGGCTGCGCTTGAACGGAAAATCGTCAATATGGTATGCTCCGCATGGATAAACAGGCTAATGCCTGAATACTTAGCAAAGGTTTGAGAAAATACATCATATTTGGGACGCATAATCATTAATCCCTTTTGATCACTCCGTTATAGACAGCCTTGCGTAAGGTTCCTTCTGCATCATCACCGTCATAATCCCAATACATGGCGCCCAGCATTCCTTTTTCCAGCAAATACTTACATTTGATCTCAATGGAACGCGGATTTTCGAAAGAACATACGATTTCTCCCGCAGAATTCACCAGGTATGGCGTTTTGGAAACATCATCCCATTTTTCGGTAAATCCGGTAAGTGTGATGATTTTCTTGTAATCCATAAAATCACCGATTTCCTTACTGCCCCGACCATAAAAAGGCATCCCCAATGTAAGTTTGTTCAGGGGTACTCCGGCTTTTACATGGGCATCTACCGACTCATGGGCATTCATCCACCCGGAATTTTCGGAAGCATACAATGCGGCATGATGTTTCGGTGCTCCTCCCATATCGTAAGTCATGATGTTCACGAAATCGATATACGGGTCGATGGCTTTAAAATCGACATATTTGGCGCTGGCATTCGAAGCAAGTGTCAGAAGCTTGTTTTTGCCAATGGTTTCACGGATATCCCGCATCAGCAAAGTGAAATTCTTAGTATCATCTGGCGATGAGGAAATATTGGCCATGGAAGTGGTCGGAAATTCCCAGTCAAGGTCGATGCCATCCAGGTCGAACTCTTTGACCACGCGTTGGCAATCGGCAGCAAAAGCTTTCCGGTTGGCTTCATCAGCAGCCATTTCGCTGAACCGGCCGCTTCCCCATCCTCCGATTGAAAGGAATATTTTTAACGATGGCTTTTGTTTTTTTAATCCAACGATCATTTTCAAGCGGTCTTCGTTATCGATACGGATACCGTTGAATGTATTATTTACATGGCCGAAGGCATAATTGATATGGGTGACATATTCGGGATCAGGAACGATCCGGCTCCACGATGTGACATATGCAAGTACTACTTTGTCTTCTTTCCTGGATGTTTGCGCTGTACAGGCACTATTTATAAGCAATGTTATGATGAATATCTGGATGGTTTTCATGATTGTAATGATGAATTTTGAATGATGAACGATGAATTTTGAATTTTAAATCTTGAATCTTGAACCCGAACCGAGCTTGCGAGCTCATCAAAGATAAACTTTGAACTATATTTTCAACTTGATATGGATACGTCCC
Coding sequences within:
- a CDS encoding ThuA domain-containing protein; the encoded protein is MKKTPVSFLPAIVLFLLFCLGTNTWAQRFPRFKVLAFYNDKVEKAHVEFALEAVKYFNYLNIGKGFVFDVTSDFSDCNIEKLNQYQLVIMLNDQPHGKDQREAFQQYMENGGGWMGFHVAAYNDRNTNWPWYLDFLGGGVFHRNNWPSMTAKVVVDKEHPVTRGLPQAFVAPENEWYQWKPSPRENKDIEVLVTLSPENYPLGLKDILVDGDLPVVWTNTKYRMIYLNMGHDGKAFTDATQNHLIINAFRWVVSIDKNGDPFKK
- a CDS encoding ThuA domain-containing protein — translated: MKITRYILLVFIFFAGMNSHVSAQKKIKAMIATGQDGSHWWKGGNDAMKQILENTGLFTVDIIETPDWGGDMKLFNPDFSKYELVIINYGGATWAEETRKNFEKFVADGGGVVAVHSSMVPMEDWPAYNEIIGLGAWNGRNEKWGPYVYWADGKFVYDYSPGWAGHHALQRMSTIEHRNPEHPILKGLNPVWRHFKDEIYSKLRGPAKNMEILATTWDGSEDGGSGRHEPMIWTVKYGKGKAFVTLLGHAGNDPELRYAMECTGFQVTLARGAEWAATGKVTQGIPDDFPTENVYTLRPEFRYIDKGKVVSKN